The following are encoded in a window of Mycolicibacterium tusciae JS617 genomic DNA:
- a CDS encoding helix-turn-helix domain-containing protein, with the protein MPTRPSQNNPERVADWERRRKAVGARIRELRTAHGMTQEALALQSGVTRNVLIDVEHGRRGLLYERLFDLADALDVTAADLLT; encoded by the coding sequence GTGCCGACACGCCCTAGCCAGAACAATCCCGAACGGGTTGCCGATTGGGAACGTCGACGAAAAGCCGTCGGTGCGCGGATTCGCGAACTCCGAACAGCACACGGGATGACGCAAGAGGCGCTGGCACTCCAGTCAGGTGTTACCCGCAACGTGCTCATCGATGTCGAGCACGGACGGCGCGGCCTTCTCTACGAGCGCCTGTTTGACCTCGCCGATGCGCTGGACGTCACGGCGGCGGATTTGTTGACCTAA
- a CDS encoding TniQ family protein: MTVGRRRELLPFRVSLGRGEALDGFLERLADANGLRSAEIIRRIKTMSGPSAPTTAFMMFKPDPQLIERVQRLSGITGTSLANATLRRFDLGLPLFLEGLDPLARHTFRQVVTQGWFPQFGSQTCVECIAQDGIWRLEWRLPIVATCIRHGIFLTAQCAGCDQRFRTHRYAVLRPIIDASQPCGNSLGLRTQCRHSVSAHARVPADPRVLATARQIDHALRGEPTAMLGELTNPRLYLAELRHLATLLLHLLSRPGGVAYAGWADDIHREAITRTTDLRGPRWGISPPSSAEARGQILAEAQVILEQDGLAAAADHLAPWLSLIDDTPNGPTGWLRNHTKRTPTMGRLIDASLSRRHHVGRRLGNRPAVAALSPDAIPQLVDVEIYRDLFDGMLGSYEWTGRMYVSLCLVRAATNASTWAEAATAIGLDPTLGTSTARAASSRRCVSPEVFTGAVRAAELVLPRNRDFRERESRVRALANPSSTAREEWCTSVSPHRKRTTWSYALTWMWCEVAQGPLDTSPAWAVAPSSPVKAAYRAFAARLTPSTRDELRLLASR, translated from the coding sequence ATGACCGTGGGACGGCGACGGGAACTCCTACCGTTCCGCGTCAGCCTCGGTAGAGGCGAGGCGCTAGATGGCTTCCTGGAGCGGCTCGCTGACGCGAACGGGCTGCGCTCGGCGGAGATCATTCGTCGAATCAAGACGATGTCCGGCCCTTCCGCGCCGACGACGGCTTTCATGATGTTCAAACCGGATCCACAGCTGATCGAGCGCGTGCAGAGGTTGAGCGGTATTACCGGCACATCCCTGGCCAACGCCACGCTCAGGCGTTTCGACTTGGGCCTGCCGCTGTTCCTGGAAGGGCTCGATCCCTTGGCGCGACATACGTTTCGGCAAGTCGTCACGCAAGGCTGGTTCCCGCAGTTTGGATCACAAACTTGTGTGGAATGCATCGCTCAGGATGGCATCTGGCGATTGGAGTGGCGGCTACCCATCGTCGCCACCTGCATCCGCCATGGCATCTTTCTCACCGCTCAGTGTGCTGGGTGCGATCAGCGTTTCCGCACCCATCGATACGCCGTACTGCGGCCGATCATCGACGCGTCGCAGCCTTGCGGGAATTCTCTCGGGCTGCGGACACAATGCCGCCATTCCGTGTCGGCCCACGCACGGGTGCCCGCCGATCCGCGCGTGCTCGCCACGGCCCGCCAGATAGATCACGCCCTCCGCGGCGAGCCGACCGCGATGCTTGGGGAACTGACGAACCCTCGCCTGTACCTGGCGGAGCTTCGGCACCTTGCCACTCTGCTACTGCACCTGCTGTCGCGACCCGGCGGTGTCGCCTACGCCGGCTGGGCCGACGACATCCACCGCGAAGCCATCACCCGCACCACCGACTTGAGGGGACCGCGCTGGGGTATCAGCCCACCGAGCAGTGCCGAGGCGCGTGGGCAGATACTCGCCGAGGCGCAGGTCATTCTGGAACAGGACGGTCTGGCCGCGGCCGCCGACCACCTGGCCCCATGGCTATCGCTGATCGACGACACCCCCAACGGGCCCACCGGATGGCTGCGTAACCACACCAAGCGCACACCCACCATGGGCAGGCTGATCGACGCATCCCTTTCGCGCCGCCATCACGTTGGTCGCCGACTCGGCAACAGACCGGCTGTCGCCGCGCTAAGTCCGGACGCGATACCGCAACTCGTCGATGTGGAGATATATCGCGACTTGTTCGACGGCATGCTCGGCAGCTACGAGTGGACCGGCCGCATGTACGTGTCACTCTGTTTGGTCAGAGCCGCCACGAACGCCTCCACGTGGGCCGAGGCAGCCACCGCCATCGGACTCGACCCGACTCTCGGCACGAGTACGGCGCGGGCGGCCAGCAGCCGCCGGTGCGTATCGCCGGAGGTGTTCACCGGCGCAGTGCGCGCCGCCGAACTCGTCTTGCCCCGCAACCGCGACTTCCGCGAACGGGAGTCCCGCGTGCGAGCACTCGCCAACCCGTCCTCGACCGCCAGGGAAGAATGGTGTACGTCAGTGTCGCCGCACCGGAAGCGCACCACCTGGTCATACGCACTCACGTGGATGTGGTGCGAAGTCGCCCAAGGGCCGCTCGACACCAGCCCGGCGTGGGCAGTAGCGCCCAGTTCTCCGGTCAAGGCCGCCTACCGTGCCTTCGCGGCCAGGCTCACCCCTTCCACCCGCGACGAATTGCGGTTGCTGGCATCGCGTTGA
- a CDS encoding TniB family NTP-binding protein, with protein MDAQLWHEHCVTEMPVEPPHLTVTQWNALTDGQRDDHVDRLSRWLANLFVATIEADAIYRKMTKTVQANAYSPPGAKRLPALNGMNYVGKSTMMMRWARERYLEWIADAEKDDDGHPIFRPASGCEADLYPIVWIDLRAAALIKDVVGEILDFFNLPSDGDTRHVSEAAISAIRRHRTRVVVIDDVHLLKTNWKGGRDVLDYVKHFNTRLGKLGVSLVLIGANLEGSDLATDPQIASRLRLDHLQPYPCERHDIDHMRRWQAIARQLENLVLPHLPRGKPEMLFTKLAQELHDRSQGYIGDVTELVTEATIEAIHDGSFRIQRKHLDRVELSKRAEDEYRDRKHPPKRAS; from the coding sequence GTGGACGCCCAGCTATGGCACGAGCACTGCGTCACCGAGATGCCGGTCGAACCCCCGCATCTCACTGTCACGCAGTGGAACGCCCTGACCGACGGGCAGCGCGACGATCACGTCGACCGCCTGAGCCGCTGGCTGGCAAACCTCTTCGTCGCGACGATCGAGGCCGATGCGATCTATCGGAAGATGACGAAGACGGTGCAGGCCAACGCGTATTCACCGCCCGGCGCCAAGCGACTTCCGGCATTGAATGGAATGAACTACGTCGGCAAGAGCACGATGATGATGCGTTGGGCGCGTGAGCGATACCTCGAATGGATCGCGGACGCCGAGAAGGACGACGACGGACATCCGATCTTTCGCCCCGCGTCCGGGTGCGAAGCAGACCTGTATCCCATCGTCTGGATCGACCTGCGCGCTGCGGCGTTGATCAAGGACGTCGTGGGCGAGATCCTGGACTTCTTCAATCTCCCCAGCGACGGCGATACCCGACACGTGTCCGAAGCGGCGATCAGCGCGATCCGACGGCACAGGACACGCGTCGTCGTCATCGACGACGTCCACCTGCTGAAGACGAACTGGAAGGGCGGAAGAGACGTACTCGACTACGTCAAGCACTTCAACACTCGCCTCGGCAAGCTCGGGGTCAGCCTGGTGCTCATCGGCGCCAATCTCGAAGGCAGTGACTTGGCGACCGATCCCCAGATCGCGTCACGATTGCGGCTCGATCATCTGCAACCGTATCCGTGCGAGCGCCACGACATCGACCACATGCGCAGGTGGCAAGCGATCGCGCGGCAACTCGAGAATCTGGTGCTTCCGCACCTGCCCAGAGGAAAACCGGAGATGCTGTTCACCAAGCTGGCCCAGGAGCTACACGACCGCTCTCAGGGCTACATCGGCGATGTCACGGAGCTGGTCACCGAGGCCACGATCGAGGCGATCCACGATGGCTCGTTCAGGATCCAGCGCAAGCACCTCGACCGCGTGGAGCTGAGCAAGCGGGCTGAGGACGAGTACCGCGACAGGAAGCATCCACCGAAGAGAGCGTCCTGA
- a CDS encoding Mu transposase C-terminal domain-containing protein encodes MLTATELEQHLRRFIALDYHRSGHTGIIQPGQEDARVCPLEMWDAMVSMTGRIDVPQRPDLIYQFLPVRWATISHDGVELKNLVYDSPVLADYRSKRVGQFRAQDEKAPFFVDPRDLSRIWFQDPATKLVQPIEWRGIDRTQAPMAAAIVGHVCQRIRERGGNKVLNRNSATRQIIDELTQITEAPVGPKLRRKLTASRLRVEQARVDHGEAQAAQERVHPSPPLRLRPAGRNEEWPNYLLDEEA; translated from the coding sequence ATGCTGACCGCCACCGAACTCGAGCAGCATCTTCGGCGCTTCATCGCGCTGGACTATCACCGCAGCGGCCACACCGGAATCATCCAGCCGGGACAGGAGGACGCACGGGTGTGCCCGCTGGAGATGTGGGACGCGATGGTGTCAATGACCGGGCGCATCGACGTACCCCAGCGGCCCGACCTGATCTACCAGTTCCTCCCCGTCCGCTGGGCAACCATCAGCCATGACGGGGTGGAACTGAAGAATCTCGTCTACGACTCGCCGGTGCTCGCTGATTACCGTTCCAAGCGGGTCGGACAGTTCCGAGCGCAGGACGAAAAGGCGCCGTTCTTCGTCGATCCGCGAGACCTGTCCCGCATCTGGTTCCAAGATCCGGCGACCAAACTCGTCCAACCGATCGAGTGGCGAGGCATCGACCGAACGCAGGCGCCGATGGCAGCCGCCATCGTTGGCCACGTGTGCCAGCGGATCCGTGAACGCGGTGGCAACAAGGTACTCAATCGAAATTCGGCAACTCGGCAGATCATCGACGAACTCACGCAAATCACCGAGGCACCGGTCGGTCCCAAACTGCGCAGGAAGTTGACGGCCAGCCGGCTGCGCGTCGAACAGGCGCGAGTCGACCACGGTGAAGCCCAAGCGGCCCAGGAGCGTGTGCACCCGAGCCCGCCACTCCGTCTGCGACCGGCCGGACGGAATGAAGAGTGGCCGAACTACCTGCTCGATGAGGAGGCATGA